In Lentilactobacillus sp. SPB1-3, the sequence GCATCTTTATTCACCATCTGAATTTTATGGTCCTGTTAGGCTTCGTGGTCAAGAATCATATCTAGACTACCCTAGCCAAGGAATCGATTATCTAGAATTTCGTGTTTTTGATAATAATCCGTTCGAGGAAAACGGGATTAGTGCTGAGACATTAACTTTTTTAAAGACATACTTTTTATCCCTCTTCGTTGACTCAGAAGAACCCGAAAATATGCGTGAGGCATTAAAAACCTCATTCGATGATAATGATCGAGTAGCATTAGAGGCACCAGATAAAAAATCATGTATGGAAGAAGAAATGCGCCAATTAATTACGAAACTTAACAAGACTGCGACAACTCTTGAAGCAAATGAACAGGTATTTGAAGTTCTTCAGCGTGTCGCTCGAATGATTGATCATCCTGAATTAACACCTAGTGGTCGGCTATCACAATTAACCAGCAATGGCAGTCTGCAAAAATTTGGTAGTCAGCAGGGATTAAAGTTCAAGCAGGCCCGGACAGATCGAACAGAAGTCTTGCCTGCTTTGGATAAATTCTCTTCAGCAGTACAAATGCTGGTGAAATTACTGATTGAATTAGGCGTCAAATATAAATTCATTTCGAGTGACCGTCTACAAGTTAGTTTCGAAGATCATAAATATGAAATTGAATTAGCTTCTGTAACAGAAGACAATTTTGAAAATCAAACTAGAACATTGTTCCCACAACTATTTTAAAAGAAAAAGCTACATTGCAGATTAACTGCAATGTAGCTTTTTAATATTTTGATGATTTATTTAAAATAGTAACGACTTAATTCTAATGCACTATTCTCCATTACCAAATCACCATATTCAGTTAATACATCATTGGTAACACGAGTTTTATTTCCATACTCATAAGCAATCGCAATTTCATCAGCAACTACGATATCTACAGGATCATTGCTGAACAATTGTAATCTCAGGTAATAGTTACCCTTATAGAGATACAAGTCAGATGTTCCATTTTCTAAACGCAGAGCTTTTGCTAACTCGATGAAATTTTCAAAATCATTAAATTCAACAATTACCGTTCTCTTTTGATGGCCAAATTCATCAGCTTCACTAGTGTCAGACTTTTTCAACTCAGCAGCTTCTCGCTGTTCATCAATGAATTTTGAGACACTGTCTTTATGTTCATCATCAGGTCCAAGGATTAAATCATCCTTGTCAAGATCAACATCTTTGCTAATAAATAGTTCCAAACCGTTCTGATTTGGTAAGACCTGGAACGTAACGGCATCATTATTTTGAAATTGGTGATCTTTATCGACCTCTTCTAAGATGCTGTAGAAGAAGCTTTCAATCTGTTTATGATTACCAAGTAAATCAAGCACAGTAATCCCGCGCTTGTCTAAATCTTCGGTTCCAATAAGTACTCGAATCGTGTTCTCATTAATCCGTTCCATTTCCATGCTTGTCCACCCCATTCCATAACCAAGGGTCATTTAGTATTCATTTATTGTAACACTAATACCATTCATGTAAATGATACGGCTTAAATTGATGAAAAACAAGTAATATCACGCAATTACTGCGCCTTTGCAATCATTCTAGCAAGATCTTTTTTACGGATATGTCTAGGCAAAAATCTTCTAATTTCGTCATCGTTAAAGCCAATTTGTAATCGATTTTCATCCATAATAATTGGTCTTCTGATCATTTCTGGATGAGCAGCCAATAAGTTTAATAATTCATTTAAGTTCATTGAATCGAGTCTATGCCGATATTCCTGAACCGCAAATGATCTAGTTGAAATCAAAGCTTCTGTACCTTCTTCAGAAAGCATAAGAATTTTCTTTAATTCTGCTTTACTCAATGGATTTGCGAAAATATTTCTTTCTTTATAAGCGACTTCATTCGCTTGTAACCAAGCCTTAGCTTTTCTACAAGAAGTACAACTTGGAGTTGATAAAAATTCGATTGTCATAGTTAAACATCCCCTTAACTTTAATTTATAATCAAAGTATATAAGAGATGACTACTAGAATCCAGAAGTTCACAGTTATTTCTATTTTATATGCTTTTGTTCACAGAAGCTTCATATTTCGACTGACACCCTAGTACTGGCAGTTTCAACCTGAATTGAGTCGGATAAAGCATCTGTAGTCTCGGTTACTAGTCTTTCAACATCATCTGACTCAGGTAGATGACTTAATAACAAACGTTTAACGTTAGCTTGGCTAGCAAGTCTCCCAGTTTCTTCAGTAGTCATATGCCATTTTTTCCCTTGCTTATCAGCATAGAAGTTAGTGTCAGTAAGTAATAAGTCAGCATCTTGGCAAAATGATATCAAACCACCGAAATATGCGCTATCTGCAGTAAATACTAATACCTTTCCAGTTTGGCTTTCTTCAATTCTTAGTGCATAAGCAACAACTGGATGATGAGTTTTCATGAATGTTATCTTGTATGGTCCTATGTTTAACTCTTTTTCTGGATCATAAGCTCTTTTTTCTGTTGAACCTGGCCAATCCAAACTTTCAAAATGCTGTTTATCTGCTGTATGACCATAAATTGGCAAGACTTTTGCATTTGGTCGATCATTATGTAACTGCCAATAATATTGCATAACACCAACGTCAGCAATATGGTCATTGTGATAATGAGTTAAAATCATTGCATCAATAGTCAAAGGATCTGCCACCTTCTCTAAACTAAGCAATGCCCCACTACCAAAATCAATCAATAACTTATAATCATTTGATTCTAATAAGTACGCACTTGTACCATCTCCGTGACTTGGGTAGCCACCTAGGTATCCTAATACTGTTAATTTCACGGCAATTTCCTCCCTTTGACTAAGTATAGAAAGATATTTTGGGATTGTAAATGTTTGGTTACCGTTTACAAAAAAAGTATAATTAAGTTGAAATAGGAGGCGGGATCATGATTAGAAATATTTCAATGACATTTGGTAGTGAGCCAATCTTAAGCAAGATTAAAAAAGACAATCCTGATCGAGATCTAATATTATATGATGCGTTAAATAATCGTAATGAATTAATGCTATTAGACGTTTCCGGTAAAGATTCTATCTTTAAATCTCTCGTTCAGTATGATGTCCTCAGTCATGGTGGCACAGATGACTGGCACGGGTTCATTAGCTTTATCGCTACTAAATTAGATATTGATCAGCAAAAAGTTTTCGATGCCAGGATTAACCAGTTAATGAGCAATCCACTCCCTTCAGGAATGCATTCAATATACTCATTACACAGTTATAAGAACATCAATGAGCGAGTTCTGTTAACCACGTGGAACTCACCAACACAATTCGAAATGTGGAAGAAAGCTAATCCATTATTGATGCCAGAGACATACAATAATGATCCTAGTTTTTATAGCCATGAATCAAATTTCAAGTTTGTCCATTAAAAAAGATCTGAGATGTGTTCATCTCAGATCTTTTTATTTATGCAAATTCAATTGTCATAGGAATAGAACCTACTAATGAAGCATGAACTGTACATTTCCTGACCACTTCATTCATGAAAAACTGATGGTCTTCTGCTGAAAGATTTGTTTCCGCGGTTAACTTAATCTTCATATCAGTTACCTTGGAGCTTCCATCAGGATACTGTGTTGTTTCGCCATAAACGTCAACTTTAAACTTCTTAATTGTTAGATTGTCTTCTTCATTCTCAATATTTCTTGCTGTCACACTCATGCAGCTACCAACAGCTCCCAGCAAATACTGAACTGGATTTGGTCCTGCATCCGTTCCTTGGGCAACTGCAGGCTCATCAGATAAATATGAATGTCCACCCGTTTGATTCATTACCTGCGTTCCTAAAGGTCTTAAAGTTGAATGTACTATATATTGTCCCATAGCTAATCTCCCATCATAAAATTAAGTAATTGTATTTTATAATGTTTATTCGGGAATTACCATAATTTAAATCTAAGCAAGAAGTTTCGGTCCAAAGAATGACCAATACAGGCTTGCCGATTATGAATTTATTACGATTAAATTGTATACCGGAGGTGGGCTTCAAATCTACACGCCCTACTGGACACTAGATTTTTAATCTATCACGCTGCTAGAAAAGACCCAAGGGTATTAAAAAAGGAGAAAGCAGATATCTGCTTTCTCCTTTACGACCGGTCCGTACGAGACTCGAACTCGTGATCTCCTGCGTGACAGGCAGGCGTCCTAAACCAACTAGACCAACGGACCAAAATTGCGGGAGCTGGATTTGAACCAACGACCTTCGGGTTATGAGCCCGACGAGCTACCAGACTGCTCCATCCCGCGATAATTATATTATGATGTTTATTGAATGACCCGTACGGGATTCGAACCCATGTTACCGCCGTGAAAGGGCGGTGTCTTAACCACTTGACCAACGGGTCATATATTATCTAATAAAAAACCAAAACGGAGAAGGAGAGATTCGAACTCTCGCGCCGCTTACGCGACCTACACCCTTAGCAGGGGCGCCTCTTCAGCCACTTGAGTACTTCTCCAATATGGGCCTAAATGGACTCGAACCATCGACCTCACGCTTATCAGGCGTGCGCTCTAACCAGCTGAGCTATAGGCCCATTGAATATAAAAAAGCGGGTGACGAGAATCGAACTCGCGACAACAGCTTGGAAGGCTGTGGTTTTACCACTAAACTACACCCGCATGATAAATATTTAATTAAAGTGGCGCGGGACAGAATCGAACTGCCGACACATGGAGCTTCAATCCATTGCTCTACCGACTGAGCTACCGAGCCATAACCGGTCCGTACGAGACTCGAACTCGTGATCTCCTGCGTGACAGGCAGGCGTCCTAAACCAACTAGACCAACGGACCAAAATTGCGGGAGCTGGATTTGAACCAACGACCTTCGGGTTATGAGCCCGACGAGCTACCAGACTGCTCCATCCCGCGATAATTAAAAGGAGGATGAGAGATTCGAACTCTCGCGTGGTTTGACCCACCTGACGGTTTTCAAGACCGTTCCCTTCAGCCAGACTTGGGTAATCCTCCATAATAAAACACAAACAATATTATACTACATAATACAAACACTAACAATAGTGAGTCAATGGACCTTGTAGGACTCGAACCTACGACCGGACGGTTATGAGCCGTCTGCTCTAACCAACTGAGCTAAAGGTCCAAGACCTATATCGCGGCAGAGGGGATCGAACCCCCGACCTCCCGGGTATGAACCGGACGCTCTAGCCAGCTGAGCTACACCGCGATCGATGATAGTCATACTATTAAAATAATTCCTACCAATCGGGAAGACAGGATTCGAACCTGCGACCCCCTGGTCCCAAACCAGGTGCTCTACCAAGCTGAGCTACTTCCCGAAAAACTATGCACCCAGTAGGAGTCGAACCTACAACCTTCTGATTCGTAGTCAGACACTCTATCCAGTTGCGCTATGGGTGCATTATATGCCGAGGACCGGGATCGAACCGGTACGGTCATCACTGACCGCAGGATTTTAAGTCCTGTGCGTCTGCCAATTCCGCCACCCCGGCATAACAAGCGGAAGACGGGATTCGAACCCGCGACCCCCACCATGGCAAGGTGATGTTCTACCACTGAACTACTTCCGCAAAAATGCCGACTAGAAGATTCGAACTTCCGACCCCCTGTTTACAAGACAGGTGCTCTGCCAGCTGAGCTAAGTCGGCAATTTTTACATTAAATATTGCTATGCGCTAAGATATATTCAATTGTAAT encodes:
- a CDS encoding adaptor protein MecA — its product is MEMERINENTIRVLIGTEDLDKRGITVLDLLGNHKQIESFFYSILEEVDKDHQFQNNDAVTFQVLPNQNGLELFISKDVDLDKDDLILGPDDEHKDSVSKFIDEQREAAELKKSDTSEADEFGHQKRTVIVEFNDFENFIELAKALRLENGTSDLYLYKGNYYLRLQLFSNDPVDIVVADEIAIAYEYGNKTRVTNDVLTEYGDLVMENSALELSRYYFK
- the spx gene encoding transcriptional regulator Spx, whose product is MTIEFLSTPSCTSCRKAKAWLQANEVAYKERNIFANPLSKAELKKILMLSEEGTEALISTRSFAVQEYRHRLDSMNLNELLNLLAAHPEMIRRPIIMDENRLQIGFNDDEIRRFLPRHIRKKDLARMIAKAQ
- a CDS encoding OsmC family protein translates to MGQYIVHSTLRPLGTQVMNQTGGHSYLSDEPAVAQGTDAGPNPVQYLLGAVGSCMSVTARNIENEEDNLTIKKFKVDVYGETTQYPDGSSKVTDMKIKLTAETNLSAEDHQFFMNEVVRKCTVHASLVGSIPMTIEFA
- a CDS encoding MBL fold metallo-hydrolase, whose protein sequence is MKLTVLGYLGGYPSHGDGTSAYLLESNDYKLLIDFGSGALLSLEKVADPLTIDAMILTHYHNDHIADVGVMQYYWQLHNDRPNAKVLPIYGHTADKQHFESLDWPGSTEKRAYDPEKELNIGPYKITFMKTHHPVVAYALRIEESQTGKVLVFTADSAYFGGLISFCQDADLLLTDTNFYADKQGKKWHMTTEETGRLASQANVKRLLLSHLPESDDVERLVTETTDALSDSIQVETASTRVSVEI
- a CDS encoding monooxygenase, encoding MIRNISMTFGSEPILSKIKKDNPDRDLILYDALNNRNELMLLDVSGKDSIFKSLVQYDVLSHGGTDDWHGFISFIATKLDIDQQKVFDARINQLMSNPLPSGMHSIYSLHSYKNINERVLLTTWNSPTQFEMWKKANPLLMPETYNNDPSFYSHESNFKFVH